The genomic window TGCAACTGGGTCACCTCCACCGACAACCGCCTCTACATTGGCTGGTTCGGCGTGCTGATGATCCCCACCCTGTTGGCTGCCACCACCTGCTTCATCATCGCCTTTATTGCTGCTCCTCCAGTTGATATTGACGGTATCCGGGAGCCTGTTGCGGGTTCTCTGATTTACGGCAACAACATCATCACTGGCGCAGTCGTTCCTTCTTCGAATGCGA from Trichocoleus sp. includes these protein-coding regions:
- a CDS encoding photosystem II q(b) protein, with the translated sequence MTTTLQRRESANLWAQFCNWVTSTDNRLYIGWFGVLMIPTLLAATTCFIIAFIAAPPVDIDGIREPVAGSLIYGNNIITGAVVPSSNA